Proteins encoded in a region of the Planococcus citri chromosome 1, ihPlaCitr1.1, whole genome shotgun sequence genome:
- the LOC135849843 gene encoding uncharacterized protein LOC135849843: MDIDNTVYFFIDEKIMNTDPDDETFNCMERIEQKYIQEAEEQEAYRYPHPSTNTPIILLLTTILLTSCATVLTCLSLMTSHWEYISWNIHKIRNIEKSKAPVNAPPYVILEPLLDDTIVKISINHFLYNNKPENTSLNVQANATVTVYFVPMNGGIWTMCVQLNEQQLHILKGIDFPIDCIYYLSSKQFKDEEHLTSTWNYRMKNVSISSALVCLILLVSAAVIGTLGIIKHQLSAILITGIMYLLAGTFALIIVLILHIKKIDYSAHQENYDNSGILNTTVSHIIDDGIVQRSRNAANMQYSKIWKQYYTAREFKFGWSYDVGIVGVLISMITSVMWIVMAKVLRYTTVGISV; this comes from the exons aTGGATATCGACAACACcgtgtattttttcattgatgaaa AAATTATGAATACAGATCCGGATGACGAAACTTTCAACTGTATGGAAAGAATCGAACAGAAATATATTCAAGAAGCAGAGGAGCAAGAAGCTTATCGTTATCCACATCCTTCGACAAACACGCCGATTATACTCTTATTAACGACAATACTGCTGACGAGTTGTGCCACTGTTCTGACATGTCTGAGCTTAATGACCAGTCACTGGGAATACATCAGTTGGAATATTCATAAAATTCGaaacatcgaaaaatcaaaagcaCCCGTAAATGCGCCCCCGTATGTGATTTTGGAACCACTGCTGGACGATACGATAGTCAAGATTTCCATTAACCATTTTCTCTACAATAATAAACcagaaaatacgtctttaaatGTGCAAGCGAATGCAACAGTGACCGTGTACTTCGTGCCGATGAATGGAGGCATTTGGACCATGTGTGTGCAACTGAATG aACAACAGCTGCATATTCTGAAAGGTATAGATTTTCCTATAGACTGCATTTATTACCTGTCCAGTAAACAATTCAAAGATGAGGAGCATTTGACCAGCACTTGGAACTACA gaatgaaaaacgTTTCCATATCATCGGCACTAGTTTGTTTAATCCTACTCGTAAGTGCAGCAGTAATCGGTACTTTGGGAATTATCAAACATCAGTTGAGCGCTATATTAATCACAGGAATAATGTATTTACTAGcag GAACGTTCGCTTTAATCATAGTGCTAATTctacacataaaaaaaatagactACTCCGCGCATCAAGAGAACTACGATAATTCGGGAATATTGAATACCACAGTTTCGCACATAATCGACGACGGAATCGTTCAACGATCTCGCAACGCTGCTAACATGCAATACTCCAAGATATGGAAACAATATTATACAGCTAGAGAATTCAAGTTCGGCTGGAGTTACGATGTTGGAATTGTGGGAGTACTTATTTCTATGATTACGAGCGTAATGTGGATTGTGATGGCTAAGGTACTGAGATACACGACTGTTGGCATATctgtatag